AATCCTCggcacacactgctgctttCCATGATGGCAGGGATGTGTGTATCCATGTTTCTTTTCCGGGTAACAGTCACAGGCGATTCTCCCAAGGTAATCCATGCACACCAGTTGTGTCTCGGGTCGGCAGGCAGGTACAGCCAAGCACCCTTGCAGCTGTGTGCAGGGTGCGGACAtgggagggggctgctgcttcATGGTTTGAGGAGAACCTCACAAACGTGGTAGAATGGCAGGGTTAGTTTTTGGGGGCTTAAAAGGCTGACCAGGTGCTGATTGGTAGTCAGCATGGAATGGGAAGCTCCCCTTTTCAAAGGAGTTTGATCTGACTGCTGGTTTGAATTCTAACCAGTTGCATAAATTCAATCAAAACTAACTTTGTGTTCTGCACTTGCCTCACTGCTTCAGCCTCTTTAATTcttttacttctgtattttcaataaGATTTCCATACCTCTTCTGTCATGTAAAATAGTAtcataaataaatggaaatgtttgtgtAGAGGACAATGGTTGAGAGGTGTAAACCAGTAAtaggaaaaagttttaaaaaaaaataattttggcagAGAGTAACTTTGGGTAATTTTTGCCTATGTTATAACATTGTGTTGTAAGAACTGCCTCTGCAGGGAAACATAGGGTGATTTTGCTGAGTTGATCAGCAAGAATTCAAACATAATGTTGCTTACAGCTTTTGATAAATGAAGCTTTGAAGCTTAGTAGGGAAAAATGTGATAGCATCCTGGAGTCTCAAGCCAGCCTAGAAATAGGAGTCTGGTTAGTAATAATGAATGTGTTTACATTTTGGAAGAGGCATCTGTCATATTGATTCTCAGCATTAAAACTAGCTGGCAGTCTTTCTAAAAAGCATTGTAACTCAAACAGTTGTTCTGGGTGCAGTGTGGCTACCAGTTTTGATAAGGAAGGGAAGAGTGATACACGTCTGTGTAGGAAACTGCAGGAACAGTGAGCTTGGTGAAAAAGCTGTACAGAGAACCATATCATTTGCATTTcaactttaaaatcaaatgcCAAGAAATGATGTATTTGCATTCTGACTATTTGTAAGTGGTAAAGTTTTCATGAGGCAGAAAGTGCACGTAAATTCTAGGAATAGCCCTTTAATGGTGAAGAATTTGATGATAGGAAGCATGACAGTTTTCTTCACCCTTCCCAAGAACTGTCAAcgtgcattttctttctttgcactAGAGAGAAACGGGCTAGCACAGTCTGTGTTGGACTGCTGCTGCCTAAATTGGCTTGGGTAGTCTGCATTACTGGCTATAGTATAGACGTGATTTGCATCTGTCCTAATGACTGctaaataactgaaatttattttctgcgttttactcttttcttcctcaggaaAATCACTTCTGGACTGTAGCCTTGCAACCTCTAGCTGATCTTACAGGCCTAAAAGAACATGAGGTTTCtgccttccatttctttcttcctctgcctgtttctgctttcactgATATGCCTTTTTCCAGTCCTGAAAGGTTGGTTAGTACTACAGACCTTAGAACCAGGGCATTGAGAAGATTACTCTAAGTTTTGTAGAAGATACCTTTCTTATAACCAGTTGATTGCACTAATTTACTGTAGAAAGTGTAAAttcaaaactttatttaaaaattttatgtaaaaagcTCTGAGGATTGTTAAGGGATTTTATGAGCATGCTCAGAATGAGTGATCCTGCTCCTGGAGGTGCTGTTCTGCATAAATTTGGCAAGTTCTTTCCTAACTCTGTTCCCCATCTGGAAAGTAAGATGGTACTTAATCCCTCCTGGGCATCTTGAAATGGCTTTTATTGTTCATAAAGTATAAAGCATGCTATAATCTTGAGATGGTAGAGTTACTTATCCTTTGTTGTCCTTTCACAAGTAATTAAAAAACTACCTGGCTCAGAATTTTTCAGTGTAAGCTGACACTGAAGTTGaaactgttggttttgttgttttgttgttgtttcgttactgttttgctttttgtttttgtttgctgttttagtTTAGTAACATAGAAGTTACCAACTAGTGGCTTGTCACAAATAAAGATCCTCTGATCAGTTGCTTGCATCTAAAATGAGAATGGCTTTTTTTGGTCAGGTGTCTCctgattcatttttaaaagtgagcTGATTCACAGCTCTCCTCTGTCATTTCGCAGGCTCGTTGCCCATCTTTCTTCTATGTTCTGGTTCTTTCTTGCAAACTGGCGCATGTCGTGTACACGGCTTAGGGGCTGAACTGCAGGAGAGGAAATTTCGCACTGGCTAACTGGCGTGCTGGAGATGCAGCTGAGCTGTAGGTACATGGGGTCTGTCACCGGCTTGAGCTCTCCTGTCTGCAGGCCAGGGAACTGGTGTCAGCTGGAAAATCtcaaaatctcttccttttacTCTGTATAGAATCTATGTAGTTGCTGACTGACAGTGGTAAGATGCAAAGATCCCATTTCTGATCTTGCTTGTTTTGGCAGCTGTGGATACTGACTCTGGGAGCTGTGTTTGGGTTCTCCTCGTATGGGCCGATCGCTCTGTTTGGGGTGATAGCCAACGAAAGTGCCCCTGCCAACCTCTGTGGCACCTCTCATGCCATTGTGGCTCTTATGGCCAACGGTGAGTCATGCacatttcccttttccccagaaaatgAACACTACCAATGTTTGTTCTCGATGAAGCACGGTGTGACCTGAGGTGCCAAGTTACCGATCATGGCAAGGCATCTAACAAACAGATATAATGGAGTTGGAAGTCCCAAAGATGTTTGCTGGTGTATGTGATGGGTTTTTGTCATGTACTTTTGGGCCTgaggaatttttaaaacttcaaaaaaaggTATCAACAGATAAAATTGAGACGCTTGAGCGTTgctagttttgtttcttttccttacagTTGGGGGCTTTCTGGCTGGACTACCCTTCAGTACCATCGCCAAACACTACAGCTGGGCCACAGCCTTCTGGGTGGCTGAAATCACCTGCACTGGTAGCACCGTGGCTTTCTTCTTACTGCGGAACATCCGCACCAAAATGGGCCGAATTCCCAGGAAGGCTGACTGAGGATAAGCTGCTTAGTGAAAAGGATGCTCCTGTGCTGAcacaaattatatttgttttttatttaactggCCTAGGAGTGAGTTTAACTATTGCTGCAACCTACATAAAAATGTGTCAActtctcatttgctttcatgTGCCTGAAGGCACAAGGTTCCTGCTGATTGCTTTATCCCTTGAGATGTGATAATTCAGCCAGTTCACATGTGCAGTGATTGTACTGTATGACCTTTTTACAGCACTATTGGTGAAGCAGGCAGGTTTCACAGCCCGAGCTACTCAACTGAAAGTGCTGTAAAATGACTGGCTGGTTTCAGGTGCTGTCACGTTTAGTTTTGTCCTTATTGTTGGTCTTAACCATTAACTGTTAATTTAGCCTCGTTGTTCAGGGATGCTGACATGCACCTTTTCTACATTCATTCATCCtttgcagctgctgtaaatGCGGCTGTCTTAGTTGACTTGGGTGTGAGCTCTCTGCTGTCTCTGGAACCGTGACAAGACCAGTGAATAATTATTACAGTACAGCTTCACAGCTTTACCCAGGATTGTTTTATATAAGCTAGGGTGTTGTTATGCTCTGGACAAGTGGAACACTAATGTAGTGCTGTGATGCGATTCTCCTCAGCACTTAGAAATAGGCAAGTTTCCAAGAAATTGTTGGTAGTTCAGGTGAAAGCATTTAGAGAAGCTCCTTCTGTTGAACTGATCCTGCCCAGTGTGATTTCTGTGTACAGTGTTAATGATTTgcaaagcaggagctgctgccaagTCTGATTTGCAGAGTGTGCTCTGCAAGCTGCTAGAAAAACTGACTCTGCAGCAGGCATTGCAACAGCAGCTGCCACTGGCACACATCTTCTGCAGCTGGGTTTTATGATAGCTACTATTTCTAGTATTGGCTTGTATTTTATCAGTAAAAGATGTGTAGCATAGAACGTTTTCGGGCAAAAACTGCATCTCTTATGGCTGTGGGTAAGGGCTTGAGCTATCTCAGAGAGAAGGCCTGAGCAGAAATATCGCTGACAGCAGGCAGCACTGATCTGTCCAACCCCCCGCTTTTGGCAATAAGTAGACTCAAGTTTTTAACCAGGATTTTGTTGAATATCCTTGCATTTTCCCCAGGAAGATGTATTGATTTGGGGTACTGGAAAAGGGGAGTTCAGCTCCTGAAGAACCACATGTACTTTGCTGAACAGCTCGGTTGCAAGAGTAGATGGTCagtcttaattaaaataatggaagCAAATTACATTTTGTACTTAATTATATGATCTTCTACtatctgtgaaataaaaatggagcaGTGTCATAAGGGCTCTGTTTGTCTTGTGGAGAATGATGAAAGCAGAACTGTCTAAAACAGTTTATCCTCATGAGGTGGTACTGGCACCAATTTACCCTTTAACAGATAACAAGTAGCCATCCACCTCTCTAAGGAATGTTTATTACTTCTACACAGAAACCCTTAGTAAAATCATAAGTTAGAGCtatacaggaaaaatacatatatacaattATGAAAGGAAAGGGAACAATTGACTGCAGTAGGGCCACAGAGCCTATACCATACCTTTCATACTCAAGGGTAGTGGAGCTGCAACAGAAGAAGATTCTGTGGCCCGGAAGTAAACAGTAGTAATAAATTGTTTAAGGTAAATTTTGTGAATGGGCCAGAACATTATCTTGGCAGATACAAAGCCTGTTTGGGAATATGTGGTCTCTGCTGTGGAAGAGGAAGATCTGGGAGAGGTTTGCCAGGGAAGAAGGCCCCGCTCTTTAGAGAAAGGAATCTGGGCAACAAGCAACATGTTTTCTATGATCCAGGTCCAAACGATCCAGCTTTCTCTGCTACCTCCAAAGCAAGCTTCAAGTTCTGATCAAACAATTCACatctgaaatattcagaaaaataagaggGGGGGGGGCTTTACTTATAGAACAAGCTAAGAAAGACAGTATCTCTACACTGGCTTGGCATCCTTCAAGGAGAGATTATGGCAGTCAAGAGCCAAAAACCTGACTGCTGTCAATCCTTGGTTTGGTTGTCAAGTAAAGTTAAAGCTTCTCCTGCGGGTTCTGGGGCTATGTTAGGACTGCAGGGATTATACCAAGGAAAAGCATCTCCCATTTCTCCAGAAGAACAGCACTGGACAAAGCGCACATCAGTGTCACGTACCTGCAGCATGCTGCTTTGTTACTGAAGGCCCGTGTCAGCATTTGTTACTGCCCAGGTAGAACTTGAAGAGGGGCTGAGGGTGCATTATTAAAAGCGGGCTTCTTCCTTACCTGATTGGCATCTCCAGGGAGTAGAAAGGATTCTTCAGAGCGAAGTCGGAGTAAATCTCATAGATCTTGCGAAGAAGGGAGTCTATCCCAGCTTGCCTGGGGTCAGCGAGCACTACGAATTTGATCCCTGGAGGCACAAAGACCGGCGTTAGGGAGGTCGGGCCGCGAGGCAGCCCCGCGGAGCAGCAGGGGCGCACCGGTACCTGTCAGCGTCTGGAAGCAGTGCAGCTTGAAGGTGTCGGTCTCCAGCATCTCGATGCCGGAGCTGCCCACCTCGGGGGAGAGCTGCGACCCGATGGCGAACAGCCTGCGGGGACACGGCGCTCAGCACCGCCGCCCTCCCCaccgcgccccccggcccccgccgccccgccccggctcACGAGTGGAACATGGAGGCCAGCATCAGCTTCTCGTTGGAGGAGAGCCGGTGGCGGCCGAAGCGGATGGACACCGGGTAGTTGGCGGGGTTGCTCAGGAACTCCAGCACGTCCTTGCCGTCGGCCGTGCAGCGCCCGCTGACCTCGGCGCCGTTGATGGCGAGCACGGCGTGGCCCACTGCGGGGAGAGCGGCGTCAGcgggcacggcccggcccgactcagcgcccccccggcccggcacggcccccccggcccggccgccgcccgcaGCGCACCGCGGATGCCGTCGCGCTGCCCGAAGGCGACGACGACGCGCTCGTCGCGCGGGCGCAGGACGAGGTCGAGCGGGAAGCTGAAGGTCTTCTCGGTGTCGCTGCGCGGCACGTAGTGGTCCAGCTGGTAGATGAGGCCTCCCGCCTTGTTCACCACGTACACGCTGAAGATCGCCATGGCGCCGCCCGCGGAAGTGACGCCCACCtcgccccgcccgccccgccggggccTCGCGGCCGCCTCGCGCCCGCCGCTTCCTTtcgccgccgccatcttgggagcagcagcagccgcagcatGGTGagcgcggcgggggccggggggccgcggggggagGTCGGGGGtccggcggggggggggacgccGGGCGGCGGTGCCCCGACCCCGCTGCTCACCGTTCcgcctctgctctcctctcgCAGCCGCCCAAGGACGACAAGAAGAAGAAGGACGCGGGCAAGTCCGCCAAGAAGGACAAGGACCCTGTCAACAAGTCCGGCGGCAAGGCCAAGAAGAAGGTGGGGGCCTGCGGGGCCCGacgggggggcggcggggccgtgaCGGGGCCGTACGGGGGTTCCTCGAggcccccccccgcgccgcggccccgctgcgAGCAGCgtgcggctggggggggggtccgcCGGGTCACTGGGGGGCTGGCTGTCCGTCCGGCGGTAAGGCGTAGGGGATGGTGTTAAACCTGGGTGAAAGCGGGCGTTACCTGCGTCCTGTGGAGGTTCCGGAGGTGTTCTCTGCAACGTGTGCGTTTCATCACTCCTCTGGTCTGTGGCGTGATACAGACCTGTTTGAGGGTGCATTTCTTAAAACGTTCTAAAGCTTAGTCTCTTGTTACTGCTCAGAAGACGGCTTagtgcttttgtgttttttctcttcaagtAGAAGTGGTCCAAGGGGAAAGTGAGAGACAAGTTGAACAATCTCGTCCTGTTTGACAAGGCCACCTATGACAAGCTGTGTAAAGAAGTACCCAATTACAAGCTCATCACACCAGCAGTTGTCTCAGAAAGACTGAAGATTCGAGGTTCTTTGGCTAGGGCTGCTCTCCAAGAACTGCTCAGCAAAGGTAAGCACTCAAAACCCTGACAAAACACCAAGCTGCTTGAATTagaagttgtgttttttttccttccaatggCTGACCT
This genomic window from Cygnus atratus isolate AKBS03 ecotype Queensland, Australia chromosome 22, CAtr_DNAZoo_HiC_assembly, whole genome shotgun sequence contains:
- the TRAPPC4 gene encoding trafficking protein particle complex subunit 4 isoform X1 is translated as MAIFSVYVVNKAGGLIYQLDHYVPRSDTEKTFSFPLDLVLRPRDERVVVAFGQRDGIRVGHAVLAINGAEVSGRCTADGKDVLEFLSNPANYPVSIRFGRHRLSSNEKLMLASMFHSLFAIGSQLSPEVGSSGIEMLETDTFKLHCFQTLTGIKFVVLADPRQAGIDSLLRKIYEIYSDFALKNPFYSLEMPIRCELFDQNLKLALEVAEKAGSFGPGS
- the TRAPPC4 gene encoding trafficking protein particle complex subunit 4 isoform X2, translated to MAIFSVYVVNKAGGLIYQLDHYVPRSDTEKTFSFPLDLVLRPRDERVVVAFGQRDGIRVGHAVLAINGAEVSGRCTADGKDVLEFLSNPANYPVSIRFGRHRLSSNEKLMLASMLFAIGSQLSPEVGSSGIEMLETDTFKLHCFQTLTGIKFVVLADPRQAGIDSLLRKIYEIYSDFALKNPFYSLEMPIRCELFDQNLKLALEVAEKAGSFGPGS
- the RPS25 gene encoding 40S ribosomal protein S25; the protein is MPPKDDKKKKDAGKSAKKDKDPVNKSGGKAKKKKWSKGKVRDKLNNLVLFDKATYDKLCKEVPNYKLITPAVVSERLKIRGSLARAALQELLSKGLIKLVSKHRAQVIYTRNTKGGDAPAAGEDA